A section of the Vicinamibacterales bacterium genome encodes:
- a CDS encoding response regulator, with amino-acid sequence MNSGRPNTNSSRVWLIDDDETVLLLGEEILRAEGFDVRVFSAAEPAWAATASGLPDLVILDVLMPGIGGFEFCARLRRVPGTEDVPVLMMTSLDDAESINRAFEAGATAFATKPLNWINEAHHVRYMLRAAKVARDLRKEEAENRRARDTWEKTFNAIRDVVTVLDPTLHIVQANAAAVGLFGGPAEAIGGASLQGLFPGPAGEQAEAPARETLATGRSATVELTCGRLERIWRVETAPVTGDGGSIVQVVHVARDLTNERRLESAVRQQQKLEAVGKLAGGMAHDLNNLLHIVLGHADLIEADLAPGRQIPSLTQIREAAGRGSALIGQLLTFSRHGAAKCHKEPTDANKAVASVHRMLERLLPVGVWVETFLASAPTIVDADPGQLQQAIVNLVINASQAMPDGGRLTIRVGTRHVGPDEPPVAPGAPSGDLVSIAVADTGHGMNRETMEQMYEPFFTTREAGSGPGLGLSVVYGIMRSHGGGIACTSEPGKGTVFTLYLPAAKPARAVTPAAERRPSAPQVGVSRTILVVDDEPAIRNFLQHALTRIGFSVVTAADGESGLQIYGEAPTPPDLVILDLGMPGIGGWECLKRLREAHPTATVLVATGFGGDDVTERALALGACGVAFKPYAVAELRRTIGEILARGDSTAD; translated from the coding sequence ATGAACAGCGGTCGCCCCAACACGAATTCCAGCCGGGTCTGGCTGATCGACGACGATGAGACGGTGCTGTTGCTGGGTGAGGAGATCCTGCGAGCCGAGGGCTTCGACGTCAGAGTCTTCTCCGCCGCTGAGCCCGCCTGGGCCGCCACCGCGTCGGGCCTTCCAGACCTCGTCATTCTCGACGTCCTGATGCCGGGAATCGGGGGGTTCGAATTCTGCGCCCGCCTGCGCCGGGTACCCGGTACCGAAGATGTGCCGGTCCTCATGATGACCTCGCTCGACGACGCCGAGTCGATCAACCGGGCGTTCGAAGCCGGTGCCACCGCGTTCGCGACCAAGCCGCTCAACTGGATCAACGAAGCCCACCACGTGCGGTACATGCTCCGCGCCGCAAAGGTCGCGCGAGACCTTCGGAAGGAGGAGGCCGAGAACCGGCGGGCGCGGGACACCTGGGAGAAGACGTTCAACGCGATCCGCGACGTCGTCACGGTCCTCGATCCCACGCTGCACATCGTCCAGGCCAATGCTGCGGCCGTCGGGTTGTTCGGTGGCCCGGCCGAGGCGATTGGCGGCGCGTCGTTGCAGGGTCTCTTCCCAGGGCCCGCTGGCGAGCAAGCGGAGGCTCCGGCCAGGGAAACGCTCGCGACCGGTCGAAGCGCGACCGTTGAACTGACCTGCGGCCGGTTGGAGCGCATCTGGCGGGTGGAGACGGCGCCCGTGACCGGAGACGGGGGATCGATCGTACAGGTCGTCCACGTGGCGCGGGACCTGACCAACGAACGGCGCCTGGAATCGGCGGTCCGCCAGCAGCAAAAACTGGAGGCGGTCGGGAAGCTGGCGGGCGGAATGGCCCACGACCTCAACAACCTGTTGCACATTGTCCTCGGGCACGCCGACCTCATCGAGGCCGATCTCGCGCCCGGCCGCCAGATCCCGAGCCTGACTCAGATTCGCGAAGCCGCGGGTCGCGGCAGCGCGCTCATCGGGCAACTGCTGACGTTCAGTCGTCACGGTGCGGCGAAATGCCACAAGGAACCGACCGACGCGAACAAGGCAGTGGCCAGCGTTCACCGGATGCTGGAGCGTCTCTTGCCCGTCGGCGTGTGGGTCGAGACCTTCCTGGCGTCGGCACCCACCATCGTGGATGCCGACCCCGGACAATTGCAGCAGGCGATCGTGAATCTCGTGATCAACGCGTCACAGGCGATGCCGGACGGCGGCCGGCTGACCATCCGGGTCGGTACCCGCCACGTGGGTCCCGACGAACCGCCGGTGGCGCCGGGCGCGCCGTCGGGCGACCTCGTGTCGATCGCAGTGGCCGACACCGGGCACGGCATGAACCGCGAGACCATGGAGCAGATGTACGAGCCGTTCTTCACGACCAGGGAGGCCGGCTCCGGCCCGGGGCTCGGACTGTCCGTTGTCTACGGCATCATGCGGAGTCATGGGGGCGGGATCGCCTGCACGAGCGAGCCTGGCAAGGGCACCGTATTCACGTTGTACCTGCCAGCCGCGAAACCGGCACGGGCGGTCACCCCGGCGGCCGAGCGCCGGCCGTCAGCGCCGCAGGTGGGCGTCTCCAGGACGATCCTGGTCGTCGACGATGAGCCGGCGATACGCAACTTCCTGCAACACGCGCTGACGCGAATCGGGTTCTCGGTCGTGACGGCGGCGGATGGCGAGTCAGGGCTTCAGATCTACGGCGAAGCGCCCACGCCCCCGGACCTCGTGATTCTCGACTTGGGGATGCCTGGCATAGGCGGCTGGGAGTGCCTGAAACGTCTGCGCGAGGCGCACCCGACGGCAACGGTCCTCGTTGCGACCGGATTCGGCGGAGATGATGTCACCGAGCGGGCCCTCGCGCTCGGTGCGTGTGGCGTGGCATTCAAGCCGTACGCCGTGGCCGAACTTCGCCGGACCATCGGCGAGATCCTCGCTCGCGGGGACTCGACAGCAGACTGA
- a CDS encoding PhnD/SsuA/transferrin family substrate-binding protein: MSTTRARTRLVVECAAVVLACACVLSANVREQDRGPLTDRPTTSFLRVGFVDAVFGEVNHNDARAALKAWSQRVIAAAGLAFEGDVKLFGDSAALKAAVDAGAIDIIVIETAEYLRVFTQTSRRDWILAAERRGTPFESFVLLTRVDSGIRQFKDLRGRDVLVVGNALGGLVGSWLDVLTGKEGDRIAAEFFGVINKRTQVSKAVLPVFFRQAAACVVTRAAYQTMCELNPQLGHQLRIVAESAPVVTGIACLVRHYDPKVQDRIEQAVLNLNVSPGGQQVMTLFQFDKLVRQPPTCLDSARSLLEEQSRQYVRLKRAAPGAGVAK; the protein is encoded by the coding sequence ATGAGCACGACGCGGGCTCGGACGCGTCTCGTCGTCGAGTGTGCGGCCGTCGTCCTCGCGTGTGCGTGCGTGCTGTCGGCCAACGTTCGCGAACAGGACCGCGGCCCGCTCACGGATCGGCCGACGACATCCTTCCTCCGGGTCGGCTTCGTCGATGCCGTGTTCGGCGAGGTCAACCACAACGACGCGCGGGCAGCCCTCAAGGCGTGGTCTCAGCGGGTCATCGCGGCGGCCGGGCTCGCCTTCGAGGGCGATGTCAAGCTGTTCGGCGACTCGGCCGCGCTCAAGGCGGCCGTGGATGCGGGCGCGATCGACATCATCGTCATCGAGACTGCCGAATACCTGCGCGTATTCACGCAGACCTCACGGCGGGACTGGATCCTGGCCGCCGAACGTCGAGGAACGCCGTTCGAGAGCTTCGTCCTGCTCACCAGAGTGGACAGCGGCATCCGACAGTTCAAGGACCTGCGGGGACGCGACGTGCTGGTCGTGGGGAACGCCCTCGGGGGCCTCGTCGGTTCGTGGCTCGATGTGTTGACCGGGAAGGAAGGCGACCGGATCGCCGCCGAGTTCTTCGGCGTCATCAACAAGAGGACGCAGGTGTCGAAGGCGGTGCTGCCGGTGTTCTTCCGGCAGGCGGCGGCGTGTGTCGTCACGCGCGCGGCGTACCAGACCATGTGCGAGCTGAACCCGCAGTTGGGACATCAACTCCGCATCGTCGCGGAGTCGGCGCCGGTCGTGACGGGAATCGCCTGCCTGGTCCGCCACTATGACCCGAAGGTGCAGGACAGGATCGAGCAGGCTGTGCTCAACCTCAATGTCTCGCCGGGTGGCCAGCAGGTGATGACGCTGTTCCAATTCGACAAGCTGGTGCGCCAGCCGCCGACGTGCCTGGATAGTGCCCGCAGCCTGCTGGAAGAGCAGTCTCGGCAGTACGTCCGCCTGAAACGCGCCGCGCCCGGCGCCGGCGTTGCGAAGTAG
- a CDS encoding response regulator — MQSPTPPPRRRRLGILARTALVSWLGTLVSLVLFIAVIIPAEKAVFLRNLESKATGISASLQSIAASSAVSEDFTTVVDYCTTVLRHDPSIRYLVLTRRGDGFSLVHRQSDWHEDRLDGIWRPTGNESTGVIRAVPTVDGQVYHYTTPFAYSGIAWGWIHIGLSLDAYDDSVAALYRRTALAALFCVLVALVASYVYARQLTNPILSLQDAVQQVARGDLSVAVSSTSRDEVGDLARSFHQMTQSLVARDRVLHSVRFAAEQFLAADNWRDAADSVLESVGSALGVDRLTLFEILDDDQHNQVAAWRVSWARPGMPESPSAGATVPLRALQLDTGETAHGATTCHAAPGPIGSGDSPDVLAMLGARSLLPVPVMVGGRCWGALTIVDAQRERTWSDTEVSLLRATADTLGSAIERQRAREALVITRDAAESASRAKSQFLANMSHEIRTPINGVMGMLHLLQRTTMTPRQERYAANALSSAQALLSVVGEVLDFSKIEAGRLELEAAVFSVPEVMDRAVRIFAGKADEKSLELAYLVDDDVPADVIGDADRLSQILINLVGNAMKFTSRGEVVARVRADTLTADAVRLRFEVRDTGCGVPPEQQAIIFDSFSQGDASMTRAHGGTGLGLTISRELCRLMDGEIGVQSEVGRGSTFWFTATFRPAASSVSRRQLVQPVGLPILIVDDSAPSRETVRECVVSWKGRPEEAANAPEALVRLRTAAAGGQPFRVVVIDWQMPGQDGLALARTIRAEPELGNPGLILLSSFSRLADHEDAAADLFSGFLAKPIRRSDLYNAIVRAANHQPAALHTTRPAIRQARVVAAGSRAATVILAEDNEVNQEFAAEVLAELGYQCIRVRNGRDALEAAQRDGADIVLMDCQMPEMDGYEASRQIRAWEASTGRPRMPIVALTAHAMSGDRDRCLQAGMDDYLSKPLEPERLADAVSKWVVRPAQLAPTVAPTALPGIDDEELLRRCMNKRPLADRLVRKFAEQAAGDLRELAAGIMDGDADSLRATSHRLKGAAANVAAAEIRTLAARVEDLARRHDLAGIAPLYQDLVDRVGVLASVFAEVGFEPVVISHEERS; from the coding sequence ATGCAGAGCCCGACCCCGCCGCCTCGACGACGCCGTCTCGGCATTCTCGCACGCACGGCATTGGTGTCGTGGCTCGGGACACTCGTCAGCCTCGTGCTGTTCATCGCCGTCATCATCCCGGCCGAGAAGGCTGTCTTCCTGCGCAACCTGGAATCGAAGGCAACCGGCATCTCGGCCTCGCTCCAGAGCATTGCCGCCAGCTCCGCGGTGTCCGAGGACTTCACGACGGTCGTCGACTATTGCACGACCGTGTTGAGGCACGACCCGTCGATACGGTACCTGGTCCTGACCCGAAGGGGCGACGGCTTCTCGCTCGTGCACCGGCAATCGGATTGGCACGAGGATCGGCTCGACGGGATCTGGCGGCCGACTGGCAACGAGTCAACCGGCGTGATTCGCGCGGTCCCGACCGTCGACGGACAGGTCTACCACTACACCACGCCGTTCGCCTACTCTGGCATCGCGTGGGGGTGGATCCACATCGGCCTCTCGCTCGACGCGTACGACGACAGCGTGGCCGCGCTGTACCGGCGGACGGCACTGGCCGCGCTGTTCTGCGTTCTCGTCGCCCTCGTTGCGTCGTACGTCTACGCGCGGCAGCTCACCAATCCGATCCTGAGCCTGCAGGACGCGGTGCAGCAGGTGGCCAGGGGAGACCTCTCGGTCGCGGTCTCGTCAACCTCGCGTGACGAGGTCGGGGATCTGGCCCGGAGCTTCCACCAGATGACGCAGTCCCTCGTCGCGCGCGATCGCGTGCTGCACAGCGTGCGTTTCGCCGCCGAGCAGTTTCTGGCGGCCGACAACTGGCGCGACGCGGCGGACAGCGTGCTGGAGAGCGTCGGCTCCGCGCTTGGCGTCGATCGCTTGACGCTGTTCGAGATTCTCGACGACGACCAGCACAACCAGGTCGCGGCCTGGCGCGTGAGCTGGGCCAGACCCGGGATGCCGGAGTCGCCCTCCGCCGGCGCAACCGTTCCGTTGCGGGCTCTGCAACTGGACACCGGTGAGACGGCGCACGGCGCGACCACGTGCCATGCCGCGCCCGGGCCGATCGGGAGTGGAGACAGCCCGGACGTGCTGGCGATGCTCGGGGCCCGCTCACTGCTGCCGGTACCGGTGATGGTCGGCGGTCGGTGCTGGGGCGCCCTGACGATTGTCGACGCCCAGCGCGAGCGCACGTGGTCCGACACGGAGGTCAGCCTGCTGCGCGCGACCGCGGATACGCTCGGGTCGGCTATCGAACGCCAGCGGGCGCGCGAGGCCCTCGTGATCACCAGGGATGCGGCCGAGTCAGCCAGCCGGGCCAAGTCGCAGTTCCTGGCGAACATGAGCCACGAAATTCGTACGCCGATCAACGGTGTGATGGGCATGCTGCACCTGCTCCAGCGCACCACCATGACGCCCCGCCAGGAACGCTACGCCGCCAACGCCCTGAGTTCGGCGCAGGCGCTGCTGTCGGTGGTCGGCGAGGTGCTCGATTTCTCCAAGATCGAGGCGGGCCGGCTGGAACTGGAGGCAGCGGTCTTCTCAGTTCCCGAGGTGATGGATCGGGCCGTCCGGATTTTCGCCGGCAAAGCGGACGAGAAGAGCCTCGAGCTGGCGTACCTGGTTGACGACGACGTGCCGGCCGACGTCATTGGTGATGCCGACCGCCTGTCGCAGATCCTCATCAATCTGGTCGGCAACGCCATGAAGTTCACGAGCCGCGGCGAGGTCGTCGCGCGGGTCCGCGCGGACACACTGACCGCCGACGCCGTCCGACTCCGGTTCGAGGTGCGCGATACCGGGTGCGGTGTTCCACCCGAGCAGCAGGCGATCATCTTCGACTCGTTCTCCCAGGGCGACGCATCGATGACGCGCGCCCACGGTGGCACAGGCCTCGGCCTGACCATCTCGCGTGAGCTGTGCCGGCTCATGGACGGTGAGATCGGCGTCCAGAGCGAGGTGGGGCGGGGATCCACGTTCTGGTTCACCGCGACCTTCAGGCCGGCCGCCAGTTCGGTGAGCAGGCGCCAACTCGTCCAGCCGGTCGGGCTGCCCATCTTGATCGTGGACGACAGCGCGCCGTCGCGCGAAACCGTACGCGAGTGCGTGGTCTCATGGAAGGGGCGCCCAGAGGAGGCCGCAAACGCGCCCGAAGCGCTCGTGCGGCTCCGAACCGCGGCCGCGGGCGGACAGCCGTTCAGAGTCGTCGTGATCGACTGGCAAATGCCCGGCCAGGACGGGCTCGCGCTCGCAAGGACCATCAGGGCTGAGCCGGAACTGGGCAACCCCGGCCTGATTCTACTCAGCAGCTTCTCGCGACTGGCCGACCACGAGGACGCCGCCGCGGACCTGTTCTCGGGATTTCTCGCCAAACCAATACGCCGCTCGGATCTCTACAACGCCATCGTGCGGGCCGCGAACCACCAGCCCGCAGCGCTTCACACGACGCGGCCGGCGATTCGGCAAGCCCGGGTGGTGGCGGCCGGATCGCGCGCGGCCACGGTCATCCTCGCCGAGGACAACGAGGTCAACCAGGAGTTCGCCGCGGAGGTGTTGGCCGAACTCGGCTACCAGTGCATCCGGGTGCGGAACGGGCGTGACGCGCTCGAGGCGGCACAGCGTGACGGTGCCGACATCGTCCTGATGGACTGCCAGATGCCTGAGATGGACGGCTATGAAGCGTCGCGCCAGATCCGCGCGTGGGAGGCGTCCACCGGGCGGCCACGCATGCCGATCGTGGCGCTCACGGCCCACGCCATGTCTGGCGACCGTGACCGGTGTCTGCAGGCCGGGATGGACGACTACCTCTCGAAGCCGCTCGAGCCCGAGCGTCTTGCGGACGCCGTGAGCAAATGGGTGGTGCGGCCCGCGCAGCTTGCGCCGACGGTCGCTCCGACCGCCCTGCCCGGGATCGACGACGAGGAACTGCTGCGCCGCTGCATGAACAAGCGGCCACTGGCCGATCGGCTGGTGCGGAAGTTCGCCGAACAGGCGGCCGGGGATCTACGAGAACTCGCGGCGGGCATCATGGACGGCGACGCCGACAGTCTGCGCGCAACGTCTCACCGACTGAAGGGGGCCGCCGCCAATGTCGCCGCCGCGGAAATCCGGACGCTGGCCGCGCGCGTCGAAGACCTGGCGCGCCGGCACGATCTCGCCGGGATCGCGCCGCTCTATCAGGATCTGGTCGACCGGGTCGGCGTCCTGGCCAGCGTGTTCGCAGAAGTCGGCTTCGAACCCGTCGTCATCTCGCACGAGGAACGCTCATGA
- a CDS encoding response regulator transcription factor, with protein sequence MKRILLVEDEPGLVLTLTDRLRAEGYDVTSAMDGRAGLALAEREAWDVILLDVMLPGMSGFDVCRDLRQRGIATPVIMLTARGQVVDKVLGLKLGADDYLTKPFDMMELLARIEVQLRRTTPSTSDAGHLRFGDVVVDTRKAEVTRAGAVVDVSAREFLLLKYFIEHRGETLSRDQLLNDVWGYHSMPSTRTVDVHVAWLRQKIEASPRHPQFILTIHGLGYRFAG encoded by the coding sequence GTGAAACGGATCCTTCTGGTCGAGGACGAACCAGGACTCGTCCTCACGCTGACCGACCGTCTCCGCGCCGAAGGTTACGATGTCACGTCGGCCATGGATGGCCGCGCCGGCCTGGCCCTCGCCGAGCGCGAGGCGTGGGACGTCATCCTCCTCGACGTGATGCTGCCCGGCATGAGCGGCTTCGACGTCTGCCGCGACCTGCGCCAACGGGGCATCGCCACGCCGGTGATCATGCTGACGGCGCGCGGCCAGGTCGTCGACAAAGTGCTGGGGCTCAAGCTCGGGGCCGACGACTATCTGACCAAGCCGTTCGACATGATGGAACTGCTGGCGCGAATCGAGGTGCAGCTGCGCCGGACGACGCCGTCGACGTCAGATGCGGGGCACCTGCGTTTCGGCGACGTCGTCGTGGACACACGCAAGGCCGAAGTGACGCGCGCTGGCGCCGTGGTCGACGTGTCCGCGCGAGAGTTCCTGCTGTTGAAATACTTCATCGAGCATCGCGGCGAGACGTTGAGCCGCGACCAACTGCTGAACGATGTCTGGGGGTATCACTCGATGCCCTCCACGCGCACGGTCGACGTCCACGTGGCGTGGCTGCGGCAGAAGATCGAGGCCAGCCCTCGGCACCCGCAGTTCATCCTCACGATCCACGGGCTCGGGTACAGATTCGCCGGGTAG
- a CDS encoding HAMP domain-containing sensor histidine kinase has product MLRRRLPVGILLPALLVGLVGLLAALQYRWLGKVSEAERDQLSRSLTQRARELADDFDREITRLYLAMQTSCAGLAEKDEHGVAAALDGWRNTARYPRMVRGVFLAVPADGQVSLRRYNSEAKAFEPGQSEAWPPHLEPVRRVLAATTTPEPVLPAPAASALRNGKVQIIAISLMPVVADAPALVIPLARPFANVTGSIRGEAVVRSEADPNRRRLVEMMRSSLVVDLDREYLANVVLPALADRYFPREGSDGYRLAVTTGSGARIFQRGFPNGAAVAAERADVAMPIFTLRADLMAEALRIEAGTTPPGQMISAEARAPKGPGDGAVTRFSLLMDARSVSGRDGSPSAVRARVLPPRGGWRLVLQHGSGSLDAAVSQARRRNLWLSFGILAVLAAGVALVMINARRAGQLAARQMDFVATVSHELRTPLAVIRSAAQNLSAGVVADPAQAKRYGDLIEGEGRRLTDMVEQVLDYAGLEGQRRVRSPREVDIAALVEDVAASCRPSCEAAGCALEVDLGEPDEEVPAVMGDEAAIGRAVANLITNAAKHGVDGRWIGVKVSSGPGDGGREVQVSVSDRGRGIDVADLSHVFEPFRRGRHAIAQQIHGNGLGLSLVKRIVEAHGGRVTVRSSPGEGATFVISLPARSAPADAVAGSQP; this is encoded by the coding sequence ATGCTGAGGCGACGCCTCCCGGTCGGAATCCTGCTGCCGGCGCTGCTCGTCGGACTGGTCGGTCTCCTGGCCGCGCTGCAGTACCGCTGGCTCGGGAAGGTGTCCGAGGCCGAACGCGATCAACTCAGTCGCTCGCTGACGCAGCGGGCGCGGGAGTTGGCCGACGACTTCGACCGCGAGATCACACGCCTCTACCTGGCCATGCAGACCTCGTGCGCCGGTCTGGCAGAGAAGGACGAACACGGGGTCGCCGCCGCCCTGGACGGCTGGCGCAACACGGCCCGCTATCCGAGGATGGTGCGCGGTGTGTTCCTGGCCGTGCCCGCGGACGGGCAGGTATCGCTGCGGCGATACAACTCGGAGGCGAAGGCATTCGAGCCAGGGCAGTCGGAGGCCTGGCCCCCGCACCTCGAACCGGTCCGCCGGGTCCTCGCGGCCACGACGACGCCCGAACCGGTGCTCCCGGCGCCCGCGGCGTCTGCGTTGCGCAACGGCAAGGTGCAAATCATCGCGATCTCACTGATGCCGGTCGTGGCCGATGCCCCGGCGCTCGTGATTCCGCTCGCGCGCCCATTTGCGAACGTGACGGGAAGCATCAGGGGTGAGGCGGTCGTCCGCTCGGAGGCCGACCCCAACAGGCGCCGCCTTGTCGAGATGATGCGTTCGTCCCTCGTCGTCGATCTCGATCGAGAGTACCTCGCGAACGTCGTCCTGCCGGCGCTGGCGGACCGCTACTTCCCGCGCGAAGGGTCAGACGGATACCGGCTTGCCGTGACGACCGGTTCGGGAGCGCGAATCTTCCAGCGAGGTTTTCCGAACGGCGCCGCCGTCGCGGCCGAGCGTGCGGATGTGGCGATGCCGATCTTCACGCTGCGCGCGGACTTGATGGCCGAGGCCCTGCGGATCGAGGCCGGAACGACACCGCCTGGCCAGATGATCTCAGCTGAGGCCAGAGCGCCGAAAGGCCCGGGGGACGGCGCGGTCACACGGTTCTCGCTGCTGATGGACGCGAGGTCCGTGAGCGGGCGCGACGGCTCCCCATCGGCCGTCCGTGCCCGCGTCCTGCCGCCCCGCGGGGGATGGCGCCTGGTGCTCCAGCACGGTTCGGGATCCCTGGACGCGGCCGTGTCCCAGGCGCGACGGCGAAACCTCTGGCTGAGTTTCGGCATCCTGGCGGTCCTAGCGGCCGGTGTCGCGCTGGTGATGATCAATGCCCGGCGGGCGGGGCAACTGGCCGCGCGTCAGATGGACTTCGTGGCGACGGTATCGCATGAACTGCGAACGCCGCTCGCGGTGATCCGATCGGCGGCACAGAACCTCTCGGCGGGGGTGGTTGCCGATCCGGCGCAGGCGAAGCGCTATGGCGATCTCATCGAGGGCGAAGGCCGGCGGCTGACCGACATGGTCGAACAGGTGCTCGATTACGCCGGTTTGGAGGGACAGCGGCGCGTCCGGTCGCCACGGGAGGTCGATATCGCTGCGCTCGTCGAGGATGTCGCGGCGTCGTGCCGGCCGTCCTGTGAGGCAGCCGGATGCGCGCTCGAGGTCGACCTCGGCGAACCCGACGAGGAGGTGCCGGCGGTGATGGGAGACGAAGCCGCCATCGGTCGCGCGGTGGCCAACCTCATCACGAACGCGGCGAAACATGGTGTCGATGGCCGATGGATCGGGGTGAAGGTCTCGTCAGGCCCTGGGGACGGAGGCCGCGAGGTGCAGGTGAGCGTGAGCGACCGCGGCCGTGGCATCGACGTGGCGGATCTGTCGCACGTGTTCGAGCCATTCCGGCGGGGCAGGCACGCGATCGCGCAGCAGATCCACGGTAACGGTCTGGGCCTCAGCCTGGTGAAGCGGATTGTCGAGGCTCACGGCGGCCGGGTGACCGTCAGGTCGTCGCCCGGCGAGGGGGCCACGTTCGTGATCAGCCTGCCCGCTCGGTCAGCGCCGGCAGACGCCGTCGCGGGGAGTCAGCCGTGA